The stretch of DNA CTCAGTGGTCAGGACAGTTTCGTAAGCCCGGGCCGGGAATGCTGAAGTTGGTAATGCGGCTGTATCAGCAAAAGCCGGAGGAATGTCTCTATGTTGGCGACCGCCCGGAGGACAGAACTGCAGCTCAACGAGCGGGCGTTTCTTTCTATTGGGCCAAAGACTGGATTGAGCAATCTACTGATTAGCCGCATTCTGACTATTTGAGGATTTCGCAACTGCTAAACCTAGTTAAGCTGCAAACACAAATCCCGGAAGCTTTGGAGGATTACGATATGCCTGAGCAATCAGAACAACAATCGAATTCATCGTCTGAGTCAGAACGAGGAGTGCGGGTGAGTGCTGAGCAGGAAATGTTGAGCTCAACCGATCAGGTCGATCTCGATACAACCATGTCTAGCATGAATATTCCGATTGAGAATGAAGACAGCCTCGACAGCGAAGACTCTGACAGCAGCCAGAGTTAATGAGCGGGCAAGTTTTTGATTTTTGAGGGGCGCACCGAGGTGCGCCCTTGCCTGTATTGTAGGAATTATTTACTGTCACCCATCAGGGTCTGAACAGCAGTCGTGATTTCGGGCAGTGCGATCGCAAATGAAGCCAGTGAAGCCAGTGAAGCCAGCTGACAGTATTCGCAAAGCGCCTTATTTTCCTGCCATTCCTCACTCGCTAGTTTGACGTTGGTAGCGATATCTAGCAGCAGCTTGGCTCCCATCGCAATGGGCAGCAGAGGCTGAGTTTTGGCCCGGTCTTCGCCACCTGCGCCCGCTAACCAAGCCGTGAGGGCGTAGGTCGTAACCATCATTAGGCCATCTGGTGTGTCGAGCCGCTTGTAAGCATACTCAGACGAATCAACCTTATCAGCGTCGAAAATCGACACGGGAGGGTCAGGCAAATGCTTGATAATACCTGTTTGGTAAAGAGAGACAAGCTGGCCCATCGTAGCTCCAAGCATCGATAGACCGATAATCTGGCGGCGGCGCTGCAGGTCGGGGCTAGTGCCTTCCCGCAGTTCGCGGCTCAACTGTTGGGGATCCATAAAAAATTACGTCCTCTATCAAAGACTTAAGCGGTGATTCGCCTTCATCTTAAGAATTTGCCGCATTAGAGACGTCTTACTCATGAGACACCAACAGAAAGTTTTATTTGGGTCGCAAGAATGATTTCAGAAAGTATAGTTTCTCCTACTTGAGCAGCCAGCAAACTAGCGCTGCCACTGTATTTGTGGAACTCAATAGAGATCGTAAAAATAGACTTTCACTATTGATGAGGCAGTTACAAATTAAGTTAAATTTTTGGGAGACATCAGCAAGAGACGAGCATTAAAACCTGAAGTAGGCTTAAACACTACGTCCTCTGTGCTGCAACTATGAAATTGTTTAAATTGAATGTCTAGTGAACTTCAGAACTTTAAAGAAGTAAAGCCGGGCTGCCTCGTTTAATCAATCCCACCTGATTTCAAGCTGATGGCAATCCGGCTTCTAACTGCCTGAACTAGGAGTTAGGCATGGTGCCCGTGTTGCTGCCAACTTCGCGGCGCTCAGCCTTGAAGTACCATTCTCCGCTCTCATCTTGAGCGAAAGTATTTCTGACCGAGCTCCAAGCTACGTCGTGGGCTCCGCCTTCGCTGAGGCCATCATCAACGGCGCTCTTGAAGGCTGCCATAAAGATTTGCTTGGCCTCTTGAGGCAGGGACTGGGCCTCTTGGGGCAAAACATCTTCATTATAGTCAGCGACGTTGTTGTCAGACTTGGAGCTGTGGACTTGTGACTCTTGAGATGAAGCTTCGTTGCTTTGATATTCTGTATTTTCGTTAGGCATGAGGTTGTCTCCTAAACATGCATGTTCTTACCTAGGTAATAGGACACCTCAACCGTACTCAACCTCTCTCTACAGCCATAATCTTTATGCTTGAATCCGATTCCTTAATGAGGGCAATTCCATCTTTTGAGAGGTGCGATCGCAACACCACCCCTCCGTAAATCCCATGTGTCTTGTTTGATAGTTAACCTCAATGAACCGACAAAGCTGCTGAAGCAGCCAGCTGAGCACAATCAAAACCGCCCGCTTCGAGCCCTTGCAAAGGCCACTGTAAGACTCAAAAACTCGCTATTCTAGAAAAGCCAAAGCAGTGGACACAGCGGGAATGCCAGAAGACATGCAGCCGATTCATGTAATTGGGGGAGGATTGGCCGGAACTGAGGCGGCATGGCAAATTGCGCGGGCGGGCATACCGGTGGTGCTCCATGAAATGCGGCCCCTAAAGCAGTCTCCAGCTCACCACTCAGAGCATTTGGCAGAATTGGTGTGCAGCAACTCCTTTGGGGCTCAGGCGACCGACCGGGCATCGGGATTGCTCCACGAAGAACTGCGGCAGCTAGGCTCTATTGTTATCGGCAAGGCAAATCAGCATCAGGTGCCAGCGGGAGGAGCCTTGGCTGTGGATCGAGGCGTGTTTAGCCAGGATTTGACCGAGACGCTGGCAAATCACCCGCTGATTGAGCTGCGGCGGAACGAAGTTACCCACATTCCCGAGGAGGGTGTGGTGGTGCTGACCACAGGGCCACTGACCAGTGAGGCGCTGTCTACCGATCTGCTGCGGTTGACCGGACAGGCCTACATGAGCTTTTTTGATGCGGCTAGCCCCATTGTGGTGGGTGACAGCATCAACCGCGAGGTGGCGTTTATGGCTTCGCGCTACGACCGAGGCGAGGCAGCTTATCTGAACTGCCCCATGAACCGGGAGCAGTACCTACAGTTTTGGCAATCCCTCTGTGAAGCAGAGCAGGCAGAGCTGAAGGATTTTGAGCGAGAGACGGCGAAGTTTTTTGAGGGTTGTCTGCCGATTGAGGAGATGGCGCGGCGGGGAGAAGACACCATGCGCTATGGTCCGCTCAAGCCCGTAGGGCTTTTTGACGCCCGATTTGGCGACTTTAAAGACCCCGACAACAAAGACAAAAAGCCCTACGCCGTGGTGCAGCTGCGGCAGGAAGATCGAGCCGGTAACCTGTGGAACATCGTGGGCTTTCAGACTAACTTGCGCTGGGGCGAGCAGAAGCGCGTCTTTCAGCTCATTCCCGGTCTGGAAAATGCTGAATTTGTCCGCATGGGGGTGATGCACCGCAACACCTTTATCAACTCGCCAGAGCTGCTGAGCGCGGGTTTGCAGTTCAAAACCCGTCCAACGCTGCTGGCAGCGGGTCAATTGGTGGGCACAGAAGGCTACACTGCCGCCACTGCTGGGGGCTGGCTGGCTGGCACTAATGCCGCTCGCGTTGCCCTAGGCCAAGCCCCGCTAACGCTGCCGGTAACCACAATGATGGGATCGCTGTTTGACTTCATCAGCTCGGCAGAACCGAAGCACTTTCAGCCGATGCCGCCTAACTTCGGCATTTTACCGGCGCTGCCGACCAAGATTAAGAACAAGCGGGAGCGATATGGGAAGTATTGCGATCGCAGCCTCACCGATCTCTTAACCTGGGCCAGTCAACACAGCATTCAGCTAAAGCAGCGGGATTTGGTTGTTAGCGCTTAGCGAGAAATCATTACGCTAGGCAGGTCCTAGTTAAGCGCATTAAATACAGGCAAGATAGGGAGCCAAATACTTTCGCCCGCGCTCAATGAAGTACGGCGAGAAAAGCGCTTCATAATCTTTTCTAACAAGTTCCATCGCTGCTTCCAATCGCTGACGTCCGCAGGCTATAAATTGACCTGCAGAGCCTGCATAAAACTGACGATCTGCGCCTGGAAGATGATACTTAAAGGTCTGCCAGTAAAGCTCACGAAACTCCTTCATGTAGATCTTTACTTCAGGATCAAACGCGATAGTTCCCTTGCTGGGGAAATACAGTTTCTGCTCATTAATAAATCCAATCACCTTTCGCATAGACTCACGGGTTTTATCTGCTGGCAAGCTGTGTTTGTTGTTTAATCGAAATCCCCATTGAACGCAGCCATTAGTCACTTCAAGTACACGCAGTTCGGCCAAATGCATCAAGTCATCTTGACTAAACTTTTCTACTTGGCTAATTGCTTGCTCAATTAGCTCCTGAAATCCTGAGTAATCTTGCTCAAAATATTCCTGAAGTTCATTAATTTTGGAAAGACCTTCCCAATCCACGTCTTTGAGAGACACAACATCTACCCCTTGCACAAAAAATATACGAGTTGCCAATAGTTAATCTATATGAGTTTCTAATAACAGTTTCCACTGTCTATGAGCAGGTTTGTGACAGAAAGGCATCTATCTTTTGGCAGTAACAGGCAAAAAATATGGCTATTCCGTCGATAACTTGTAGTGAATTGTTAAACAGTTCACAAGTGTTAACATACCTGTCATAGAACCTTGACTTTGTTAAGGCACTGCTCTGCCGATGGTTGGCGTTGTTGCTTGAAGTCGGGCAACGCGGCTTTAGAGCCAAACCTTCAGAGCGTGATATGAGCTGACACACTAAAATCCCATGCCAAATCGAACAGACCGTTTTAGGCCCCAGCCTCATACCGAAGCTGCTGATCGCGCTATTCGCTTGAAGCAGCACAAGGCTTTGTTTGGCTTGCTTTCGCTCGCTGCCGGGCTGATTTTTCTTCAGGGCTACATGATTGCGCCCCTGATTCCGCGCCTAGCTGAAGTCTTTAACGTTCCAGTTCAAGAAATCGGCTTCATCGTTCCCGCCTACATGCTGTCCTATGCGTTGATGGCGCTGTTCTACGGAGTGCTGTCTGACCGATTTGGGCGGTGGTCTATCATCCGCATTTCGCTGATCATTTTTGTTGTCTGTACTGCATTGACCGCAACTGCTCAAACAGCGGCTCAGCTCTCGTTTTGGCGACTGCTGACTGGCCTTGGAGCCAGTGGTGTTATTCCACTCACCTTTGCCTTGGTCGGCGATCTCTTTCCCTTTGAGCAGCGCGGCAGCAAGCTGGGGCTGGTGTTTGCCGCAATGGAGGGCGGTATGGCAGCAGGTTCTGCGGGAGGTGCCATTCTAGAGCCCTTTATCGGCTGGCGGTGGCTCTTTGTGGGAACAGCCGTTTTAGCAGCAATCGTGCTTTGGCGGCTCCACCCCTATGGGGCCTTGTTCGACACTCCCAAAGTGGATAAGCTGCCCAGCCTGCGCCAAGTATTTAGGGGATACAGCCAGATCCTGTCCAGCTTTCGGGGGCAGCGAACCTATGCCTACGTGTTGTGGAACGGCATTTACCACTCTGGCGTATATACCTGGCTGGGGCTATACCTGTCGCAGCGCTATGGCATGGATGCGCTCAGTATTGGCCTGACCATTCTCGGCTACGGTATTCCGGGGCTGCTGCTGAGTTCTTTAATCGGTCGAGCTGTCGATCGTTGGGGCCGACGCTGGCTGGTGCCGCTGGGGCTGGTGATGGCGGCCTTGGCTGGCCTAGCGATGATTCCTAAAATTCCGGCTGTTGGCACAACCCTTGCAGTGCTGGTGCTGTCTTTGGGGTATGACCTGACTCAGCCTTTATTTGTCGGCATTGTGACGGACTTGGGCGACGAAAACAGCTTGGGCCAAACGATGGGCCTGAAGGTATTTACTCTATTTACCGGATTTGGTGTGGGCAGTCTCGTGTTTGGCGAACTCCTGCGGTTTGGCTTTGGGCCATCTCTGGCCCTTTTCGGCGGCATTCAGCTAATTATTGGGCTAGTTGCCGTTGCTCTATTTTGGCGAGAAGTGCCGTCGCTGAAGCGAGAGGCCCAAATCAGTTCGTAGTAGATTGCTTGAGAGGGTTGTGCCCACCTTACAAAACTATTCTTGGAGTCTCTGCCCTTGATAAACCGTTGGAATGGCTATCGTCATCAACATTACTAAGTTGGCAATCCAGAACAGGACAACACTAACAAAGCCCAGCAATGGCAGACCTGACAAGGATAGCTGGGTGAATCCATCCAGTAATTGCCACAGCCGAAAAGCGGTGTAGCCAAAGCCGATGGGTACCACAACACTAGAGACTAACCATTGACTGAATACGCGCTCAGAAATTAACTGTATAGCAACTACGACTAGATAACTCCCCCAGAACATTAGTGAGGCAGGTTGTCCCCACGCCTGAATGCACAGGGCAATTGGCAGTAAAACCCCAATAACTAAGGCTAACTTGACCCACCATCTCAGAAATGAAAATTGCTGTTCACTGAATCCAATTTCTGCCGAGAAGGGAAGCTGTTGAGCTTTAACACCAAAGCCATAGCCAGTAGCTAGGCTGGTGATAACTAAAACAAAAAGCGTAGTAACTAGTC from Pseudanabaena sp. FACHB-2040 encodes:
- a CDS encoding MFS transporter → MPNRTDRFRPQPHTEAADRAIRLKQHKALFGLLSLAAGLIFLQGYMIAPLIPRLAEVFNVPVQEIGFIVPAYMLSYALMALFYGVLSDRFGRWSIIRISLIIFVVCTALTATAQTAAQLSFWRLLTGLGASGVIPLTFALVGDLFPFEQRGSKLGLVFAAMEGGMAAGSAGGAILEPFIGWRWLFVGTAVLAAIVLWRLHPYGALFDTPKVDKLPSLRQVFRGYSQILSSFRGQRTYAYVLWNGIYHSGVYTWLGLYLSQRYGMDALSIGLTILGYGIPGLLLSSLIGRAVDRWGRRWLVPLGLVMAALAGLAMIPKIPAVGTTLAVLVLSLGYDLTQPLFVGIVTDLGDENSLGQTMGLKVFTLFTGFGVGSLVFGELLRFGFGPSLALFGGIQLIIGLVAVALFWREVPSLKREAQISS
- a CDS encoding ChaB family protein; this translates as MPNENTEYQSNEASSQESQVHSSKSDNNVADYNEDVLPQEAQSLPQEAKQIFMAAFKSAVDDGLSEGGAHDVAWSSVRNTFAQDESGEWYFKAERREVGSNTGTMPNS
- the trmFO gene encoding FADH(2)-oxidizing methylenetetrahydrofolate--tRNA-(uracil(54)-C(5))-methyltransferase TrmFO, producing MQPIHVIGGGLAGTEAAWQIARAGIPVVLHEMRPLKQSPAHHSEHLAELVCSNSFGAQATDRASGLLHEELRQLGSIVIGKANQHQVPAGGALAVDRGVFSQDLTETLANHPLIELRRNEVTHIPEEGVVVLTTGPLTSEALSTDLLRLTGQAYMSFFDAASPIVVGDSINREVAFMASRYDRGEAAYLNCPMNREQYLQFWQSLCEAEQAELKDFERETAKFFEGCLPIEEMARRGEDTMRYGPLKPVGLFDARFGDFKDPDNKDKKPYAVVQLRQEDRAGNLWNIVGFQTNLRWGEQKRVFQLIPGLENAEFVRMGVMHRNTFINSPELLSAGLQFKTRPTLLAAGQLVGTEGYTAATAGGWLAGTNAARVALGQAPLTLPVTTMMGSLFDFISSAEPKHFQPMPPNFGILPALPTKIKNKRERYGKYCDRSLTDLLTWASQHSIQLKQRDLVVSA
- a CDS encoding vitamin K epoxide reductase family protein; translated protein: MDPQQLSRELREGTSPDLQRRRQIIGLSMLGATMGQLVSLYQTGIIKHLPDPPVSIFDADKVDSSEYAYKRLDTPDGLMMVTTYALTAWLAGAGGEDRAKTQPLLPIAMGAKLLLDIATNVKLASEEWQENKALCEYCQLASLASLASFAIALPEITTAVQTLMGDSK